In Rhopalosiphum padi isolate XX-2018 chromosome 3, ASM2088224v1, whole genome shotgun sequence, the genomic stretch GTCTGACGGTTAACCGAAAAAAGCGGGTAATCGGGGGACGGAtataatcgaggttctactgtatttGAATCAGAGAAACAAACTCttaagtacctaatttatattaatttttatttttagttaccttatttttactttttattatttatttactaattaataattattagtattatcaaaGCCCAAAGGTTATGAATTCATTAGTATTTCATTCTTAGAtcttactgtattatatatactcccCTCCCTCACGCATAACTAAaagttgtaatatatatttttctttttaaaatttataaaaatgtttttaaaaacaaataggtattgttaaaataaaaattatattgatggtcatagattataaatatgtacctacctatgggATTTCGATGTAAATTTTTTGTTTggatatttatagtattattaagaaCCATAGCAAAATTTAATACAGCCTAAACTCTAGGCCTTAGAGGAGCATTAAATAAAGaagcatttaatatttacctttcTTAAGTTCATTTTCAGAttctaaaaatgtatctttTTCTTGTCtcttattatctaaaaaatcaattttagatttcaatattttagtcaatataaaaaattcctgtataataattataataataatttatttagctaATAATTCAAATGTACACTTCTAGTTATAAATGCATAAGATACATATGTTTGTCACTCCTCTTTAAGCATAtagcttgtttttttttttgagagggGGGTATATAAGTATGAGTCAATACATTATGAATAgcgagataaaataaaaaataattataatataagtaaatcatttagataatttaaacaaagaatataataataattttcatttatattatttaacatttttataacaaatcaaTAATTGAGAAAtctaaagttttaataaacgatttaaacatacaaagatttttaatgaatattaatagaaAGCTGCCTACATTTTTGATTAGCTGCGGATATAGAACTTTTTAGACcaagttgttttttaaaaatagatatattaatatttttttttgtaatgtgtaTCATATGAGTGGATAGTGATTCACACTGGCTAGATTATgcttaaatttgtaaaaacttAATAGTATATGtctaagatataatttataaatacatagaacGTTAAGCTCTAAATAAATAGAGCTATTGCAATAATACATAAgtttcaataacaaaaattgtattaatctaTTAAGGGTGATTTTTAGTCTATAAGTATGAAAGACATATGCTTGTCCCCAGAAACAAATGCCATAACTTACAATAGATTGAACTAAGGATAAAAGTAGTAAAcgttttatattaacaataaaaatgaacgTGATTATTCTCTTTTGAGACACCGTGAAGTTAATGTAAAACataggtattacattttatgagtatcataatatatctatacctattgactattaattaataataataatttattaaagttcaTTATTAAATGGCTGTCAAAGAgggggaaaaaataaaattttttgcaAAATCTATACCTATTTGATTAGATCTGAGaggtggtaaaaaataaaaatgtatcgataatttagtttattctcTTAgacaaataatcaaaattattattaagtgataaatggtaattttaaacaaaaaaatttaccaGTTTCGGTTGTACTTGCATGAGTATTGCCATCaactatttcaataaaaaaataattcaatattttaaataattatatttaatattttcaagacaattattataacatttttacgtataaatatctacacaatatatattttaatcaatattctttataattacaattatatttagttttatattaaataaatacattaggcgcataataacttattatattttataattatacatgataTGTACCTAGGTATTACTACGTATTGTTTACAATTCTTGAGTAATctaaataaaacatgtataatatcttaaaataataaaataatagttacctaATAATTGTGACGAATAATGAATCAATGCCATGCTGATACATAACACTATAAATATGGTGTTTAACTTGAATGAAAGCAACGCCATTTTTTTCTGCGAATATGAATTGAATTGCTTTTCAATACAACttcttaggtacctataactgtTTGACAACGAATgatagtagttataataattataataaaattatgagtcactaaaatttaaaagacgGTCCGTTGATTCAGTtgtgtttatttgttttcaatgcACATACATGCGCCATAAAAATCGCGTTTTGTAGTAACTTCATTTCTTTAGTATAGTGGGTAAAAACAGAAAACGTTTAAATAACGTACCTATAGCCATAGGCTAtagtaattgaatataattgttcTTTCATTACTACGGCAGGAGGATAAAGTTACTTGTATAAGACTTGCACACTAGATttgatttataagtatataataattatttatcggtatggtataatatattattcttaggaaaaaataatttaataaaatgtttaaaagttataatgcCGTGTACATTgaacaaactatatttttattgtgtataatgttaatattataagattaatttaaaattttgagaacatttaaattaatatttgataatactaaacacataatatgaataatataacatgCTAAAGGACGTGTAAACGTATACGCAATATTCAATGGAggatattcttaaaaatataggtgtaGCGAAACATTATATAAGAAGTATCCACAcacccacaataataatattcatccaTATAACATCCCATCTACTGAATAGTTTATTCAACACGTTAAACAATtaagtagttattattatactattaacattaacacatttcaaaatattattctgtattattcaCATACGAAAAATTACACAGACAACCCATTCCACCCATCTCTAATTAAAGGTGTAGCGCTTGCTGCACCTCTAtaggtaatatttgtattacaataaattacaactaTCATTTTTGAAATAACCAAGGCAAAGTTTACCATCCATATTTTTGAATtcctcataatatatattatttcaagtatttttatttgaccATACCCATTGTGGATGACATCcacaagtttaaaatgtaatagctAATTAGCAAGTATTTTGAGCATTATTTTCTTTGGCAGAATTTCCGAGTTATTATTTCATTcgtaaaattattagattttaagatTACGTTTTCTGATACTGGTAAAAGGTACGGTGTAATTTGTAATCAATATTTAGCCTTTAAAATAAAAGCTTttagcttttaaaatattaaattcgattttattaagtattaacaaaatatcagtcaattttaaattctaatctcGACCCTTTTTCTTACACGGATacgtgaattttaaaattaagaataaatgtAATTTCCTTTGATAATTGTGCGAAGTGATTAAACGTCTGGGATCGTATTCTAAAACCAAtcgcataatttaatattttttttcataatattattatgtcttataatAGGGTGACCATACGTCCCGTATTATACGGGATTGTCCCGTTTTTCCACTTTGTGTCCCGTTGTCCCGACAAAAGTTATACGGGACGCATTTTGTCCCGTATTTTCAAGTAGGTCCCGTATTATTCCCGTTTTTctctttattgttaatttataattttataatttttttttttttttattctacgatatttttgtatcacaatattcaataaaacatcTAATCTATActtatcagaattatttttagattcttgtcttaacaataaattattataattgctgcGAGTTGAAAATAGAGAACTAATAATGTCACATTATTATCGACACGTTAAACCgacgattataaatactaatgatATAACGATAAcgtacaaaatgttattaatattattatattgatgtgtgACGTCGTCTACTAAATAAGTACAATTCCATTCACCACAACCAGTTTGTTGTCaaatataatgtctatttttattttataatatctatgtaaaattataaatataatttgttattaatatttatacgtgaGTGTCGAGTTCACGATGACATTCACAGTGTAGTCGTAGTCGTAGTGACGTATTGACGTGTCACGTGTAGTTTATTaagcttatttaaaattcagtgtaccataatacctaatttgttttttaaaatgccCAAAAGACGGTGCGTTTTTACTCcacaattaaaattagaatttccttTTTTACAAGATGCTGACGAagtaggaaaaatattttgtaccataTGTAAGTCAGTGTTTTCTATAGAACATGGTGGACGTTCAGACATAGGTAACACAACAtgttacaaaagtaaaaaaacatttactggCATTATCAGCTGCATCAAAACACGAAAAggtaacttctttttttttaaaaaatgatccgAGTGGGTCCACTGACGAAAGTAGACGTACTGCAGCACAAGAAGGGATATTCGCATTTCATACCGTGATACACAATCACTCATTTCGATCAATGGACTGCACATCATctcttttaaaacaaatgtataataaaaaatttacatgtgCGAGAACTAAGGCTGAATCGattgttttaaatgtgttaGCTCCTTTCGCCATGCAACAAATTTATaaggaaatagaaaatataaattttgctaCAATTATGATAGATACTTCTAACCATAAGAACCTAAAAATCGTACCAATTTTAATACGTTATTTCAAACCAAATTCGGGAATACAAATCAAAGTTTTTgaagtaacaaatttaaaaggagaaacagcaaatattttatcaacttatataattgaaagtttaaaaaagcATAAGTTGTCAGATAAAATTGTTGCATTTTCTGGAGATAATTGCAATACTAACTTTGGAGGTGTTTTAAGAAAAggatcaaataatgttttttcaattttaaataacaatttaaaaacgaatatttttggaGTAGGTTGCGCTGCTCATATTTTGCACAACGCTATGCAATCAAGTGCTGATGTGTTACCTATTGATGTAGAAATCATAGTTaacaaaatttttcaattttttcatatcTATACAGTTCGAGTTGAACATTTGAAAGAGTTTTGTGAATATGcaaatgttgaatataaaaatattcttggaagTGTAAAAACTCGTTGGTTATCCTTATTACCTGCAATAACaagaattattgatatttacccGGGCTTAAAATCATACTTCGAGAAACAGGAAAAGTGtcctacaatattaaaatcgttttttaacgATCCTATGTCTATAGTGTggtttcattttttacaaagCCAATTAAAGGTTGTCTGTGATACTGTAACTAAAATAGAAGGAGATAAAATATCAGCCTGTGAAGTTGCAGAGGAATTAGAAATTTtagttggaaaaataaaaaatagaaaacatctAAACTTccttacaacaaatattttatcgcttttaaatgatttaaaaaacaataatatgtataatgaaagctcattcaaaaaaagtactgatctattttataatacttttttatcttACGTAGAAAAATGGGGTTGCCACTTTGAccagttgaaaatatttcattgggTCCAACTAATAAACTGTCCTACTTgggaaaatgttcaaaaatgtattaaatttcttatgGAAAACAACCGAAATAattctaacataaaattagatgaagataatttatttgatgaattcaGTCATGtagaacaaatttttaaatcacgaATTCATGAATGGCAAAAAAATTCCGCTAAAGTAGAAGTTAAGTGGtgtgaaatatttgaatacactaAAGCTCATAACATTGATACAACTAACATATCAAAAATCGTAGAATATTCTTTGGCAATTCCTGGTACAAATGCTGCAGTAGAACGGATTTTTTCAACCATTAATGTGTTGTGGACAgatgaaaaaaatcgatttttggttgaaactatcaaatcaattataatcgtaaaaacacactttaaaaacttatcttgtaatgagttttataatattctattaaaagaaACTAGGTTACTTGATGAAATCGGTTCAGCacaaaagtatacaaaaacatCAAAAGAAGAAATTTACATGCCATcgtcatcaaaataatttttttttggacttttgtgtacatattatacttattaatattttatttgtatttaaaaactattatacaacatacatttaatttgttttttttatattaatatatttagttaaaattagaatttcctttttttttttttttttagttaagtaaCTAAAGTGtcccgtatttttattttatttttatggtcaccctatcttataatattaatattggatATTTTTGAAGACTTTTGTTGTTGTTCTAATGAGTGATTTACATCCTAACCAACCTACATATTTAGAGTGAAAGACTGAACTACACgtgataataaattatccaGGTTGAAAGCAGTACTAGCTAGTAGCTATCAATATATTTGGAGCTGAAAATTATCTTACACACACATATCATATCACAtagtatatcatacatattattatattgtacagttTCTTCTTTGCTTCTCTTGTAGTCTCGTCGTCGTAGTTATTGTTGTTGTCAGGGAGTCAAGTGAATTGGGTTGCTTACCCGGAACATATCGGGGGCCACATGACATTATTCTTAGAATTACATAGAATCTATgtcatagataatattatcgattagtctggtcaaaaatgaataatacttctttatcatacaattttgtTAAGCTAACTGACAAATCAAACAATAGAACGACGGTAGGTTAGGTATAGACAACGGTTTACTCTCTCGCAGTTAATTATCTCGATCAAGGCTTTGCACTGGAATCATTTTTTCGTGTTTTGGGTTTTAGGTGTTAAAAGAAAATTTGGGTTATTGATTTCGGGTGTTTCAGGTTAACGAACTTTTCTGACtacgattaaatataaatttattcggGTTGATTACGGTTAATTCGGGTGTTAAAAGGACCCAtgttttatatcaattaatatgaaatttttctatttattttcgaatttgatataataattttatttttaaagcaaatataataaaacagaaTATATACTTATCATTAATCAGTCATTTTTCACTGATATagcacacatttttttatatttaataattcggGTTGCGGGTTAACCCAAATATTAATTCTGGTTTTTGGTTAATTTGGGTGTTAATTTTTCAATCGGGTGTTGTATAATACGAGTTTGGGTCTTGCAATTTATGCGGGTTAATTCGGGTTTCTTGTTACGTTCGGGTGCAAAGCCCCGattttgatatttcaatatCGATCAAAGATTAACATATCAGAAGCTGTATCTAATAGTCATCTAAGCATTTTCGAAATTTCAAGTTGTGCACGTGCACCACGTGTTGACTATTAacctatcattatatattattatatcataaattatacaaatagtattattaatcacctatagtacatttatataataatggttttaggATTACTACAATACGTTCTATGATTGTTCTATAGAAACACATATTTCAGAGACTAATTTTCTTATACTTATCGTATGTATAGTAAGAATAAAAGAACACAAAGTAAGTGTAATGACAAGAATTTCGAACAATTTCTGCAGCCGAAGTCGTCTTTAAATTACGTCCCCCCAAAAAAGATCGAGTCATAAACTAGGCAAATTGCGGcccatgtatttttaaaacttacgtAAAAGTCAAACTACGTTAAAAGCGGTTTATGGATTCAAATTTTCTTTTCacaaattactcaaaaattatattgaatatcgGTGTTGCATAGTTAAAACGTCAAGgtgttttttgaaattttaatgataatagtatttgtatatatgGTTCAAGAGATCACAAATATAGACAAATATTgaacaacaaataaatatacaaaaacttcatattaatttaaaaagaaaagccGTTGATGATATATGTTCACCAGGCCAtctaaaattttttgttttgaatcaaaaaattaaatgttgaatCTTTAACttattaagatatatatttagtcagaaaagaaaaagaaaaaaaattataattaacatttatagacTAAGAAATGTACAGGAATTatcatacacatttttaataataaatttcttaataataaacaataaaatagtaaatactaaaaccgatatttttaaccataagtaccaatattaatacaattatgataCAAATTGAAAGGAAAATACCTATTGATTTTGCAAAACTAAAAATCTTGGACGTAATTTAAGTatgaataaaaagtatttaaaaatatacccgGGCCGTAATTAATCTaaggtattatttattcaaaagttataataacaattatatagtatgatataaatatattttattatattaattaaatactaataaataataatatgatatttgcaTTGTTTTCAGAAAAATCAACCTAACCATaatagtaaaagtaaaataaaaaaatgtctttaataactttattaaagAACATAAagcataattacatataataatataggttgaCAAGCCGCCTCTGCTAAGaatcttttttatatatttctttagtgattataataatcgatacaataattttaataatcaattaacataaaaatcatCTTCAAATTTTGCATTCGGAAGGAGATATTTTATATCTTCAGAAAGTTCAGGTTCATCATTTATGCGTATGTActcaatacctatatatatatataaaaaaaatatataaatataataataataataatttgcaataatgttatttatcgAAGGCTTTATTTGTATTGCTCTTTATATCTTatcaatttcatttaattttaactacattTTAGATGATGGAAGGAAAAAAAGTCTCGGGGGGGGaagtaaaaattagaatattttaaataaaacttatataatcactctgtataatatgttagtttggtgtaaataaccaaaaataaaatgataaaatctactattcacttaatattatacatttatagacttatagtttatacctaatatacgttAGGTTGCTGTGGAAAGTCGtagataaaattatgataaagttaataaaaacgataatttttggtttttaatttttgatctaCGATCTACGGGATCGGTAGtagattatacacatatatagattataggctGATAGAACatgaaataataaagtataaaatacggtgatctcttgtatagtataatattaatatagtatagtgcAGTAGGTCAGTATAGGCGTGAGTGTGTGATAGGagaatacctatgtatatgtcAAACAGTATTAaacagattttatttattttttaatggaaattttaaaatctaataaaggAAACATAAAAATTGCGCATGAAggttttttatacacaaatattatttcttgttattaatattattataactgttctAGTTTGGgggaaaataaaatagaacttgaagattttttaaaagctatagcttaaaatattaagttaaagcttaaagttttatttaaaatatttcaatttgtacTTCCCCCCCCCGGGACATTTTTTCCGGTACTTTTTTTCTGTTCCCTGTTTTAGATAACATAAAACATTGGTATAATGTGAATTGATtataacttgaaatatttaCCATATTTATCTCTATAAGTGTTATTCaagttttctataaatataattgtatattttaaattaattattaaatatttataatttatttaggataattattacatatttatgcataaatatCTTAACGCATAGTACTTTTGTACTACAATCCTTAGATGTTGCATTTTTAACcaacattttatcattattgtaatcATAGGTTTTCGTCTTGATGTATCGATCGTGTTAAAGCAGCCGCGGTGTGTAgattacaaaaatgaaaaaaaaaatgatacagaACACCTGaataaatgttttacaaatatatgtaattagtAACTGAAACTTTGCTAGTAACGGTGGGTATACAGAATGAGTACCTCatgatttaaaaagtattaagagTTTGTAATGAACTAATGTCTATAATAAATGTGTcacatttgaattcaataataaatcattatactcTAAAAACGATTCTGTGATGCTGTATATTAGccaatatttctttataaatatttttttttataatattagttacttTGGTAGAAAAATATTTGAGAGTTTagcttaagtatttatataggcttcaataattattagagTGAGCCGGATTTGACAGGACAATCCATTTACGTTAAATTGAATGTTCCCCAGACCCCAGTGCTTGTTTGGTGTTCTTTTGTGAGATTTAATAAGTAGAAAGTTGAATTGGTTtcaaattgaattcaaattgggTATATTACTACTAaatgatattatgttgtatCATTGTCAAAACATGTTAATGTAGGAACTCCTGGGCCCCCACACGAGTCTTCTCAGTGGGGCCcagtatttcattatatgaaactaaattaaataaataaatacttaaaatatataacttggTATAATTCGATTGAATTGTATCTTAGTTTGGAGGTAATTCAGTTCTGGCGTAATTCGTACGTTTGCTCGTACTGCTCGTAGATAGGAAAATTACCTTCAACTGTACATAACGCTCCAGTGCATATttagtggtatttttttttttgaaaaaagtgTGAAGCTTAAAACGGAGTTTGAATGTTTAGTTATAAACCACCACCAGTTTAATCTGAGTGAGCAATTGGATTGGTCCTCCCGCGTTTGTTCggtatatttgtataagataaaaattagaaaaccaATTTTTTCGCTTAAATTTCTAGTTATCGCAGTCACCGCAGTAATAAATCGTTTCTGGTTATAATCAACCTGTCAGCAAAGGATTGAATACTGCAATCGCCCTATCGGTGCAGTTTAATTCTTGGGAAAATcggcaataaaatattatatgtacgggTATTGGACATATACCatagaataaattaatgtaattaatgtatccaatataactcataagtaggtaataatatcaattataagttatattaaatgataatataatattattacatcaaacACCACATAAATAGTAGCATAATGATCAatagtgtatacactatacgtcatacataaatacattgcaCATACCTACGTCCATACAcacgtataagtataaaatactaataacgtactatacatttttttgtattttataattattattacttaatcgGCTAAGCTTAAGTGCTAATTTTATGGATTAAAGAAAGAGTATCTAAGTTTGATCATAATTTAGATAT encodes the following:
- the LOC132927846 gene encoding LOW QUALITY PROTEIN: uncharacterized protein LOC132927846 (The sequence of the model RefSeq protein was modified relative to this genomic sequence to represent the inferred CDS: deleted 1 base in 1 codon), which produces MPKRRCVFTPQLKLEFPFLQDADEVGKIFCTICKSVFSIEHGGRSDIVTQHVTKVKKHLLALSAASKHEKVTSFFLKNDPSGSTDESRRTAAQEGIFAFHTVIHNHSFRSMDCTSSLLKQMYNKKFTCARTKAESIVLNVLAPFAMQQIYKEIENINFATIMIDTSNHKNLKIVPILIRYFKPNSGIQIKVFEVTNLKGETANILSTYIIESLKKHKLSDKIVAFSGDNCNTNFGGVLRKGSNNVFSILNNNLKTNIFGVGCAAHILHNAMQSSADVLPIDVEIIVNKIFQFFHIYTVRVEHLKEFCEYANVEYKNILGSVKTRWLSLLPAITRIIDIYPGLKSYFEKQEKCPTILKSFFNDPMSIVWFHFLQSQLKVVCDTVTKIEGDKISACEVAEELEILVGKIKNRKHLNFLTTNILSLLNDLKNNNMYNESSFKKSTDLFYNTFLSYVEKWGCHFDQLKIFHWVQLINCPTWENVQKCIKFLMENNRNNSNIKLDEDNLFDEFSHVEQIFKSRIHEWQKNSAKVEVKWCEIFEYTKAHNIDTTNISKIVEYSLAIPGTNAAVERIFSTINVLWTDEKNRFLVETIKSIIIVKTHFKNLSCNEFYNILLKETRLLDEIGSAQKYTKTSKEEIYMPSSSK